Proteins from one Zingiber officinale cultivar Zhangliang unplaced genomic scaffold, Zo_v1.1 ctg229, whole genome shotgun sequence genomic window:
- the LOC122036987 gene encoding sulfite reductase [ferredoxin], chloroplastic-like → MAATAGGVAGVGVDRAAPINEFRGMRLSGLIQHRISSRMLRLATSSRSSSVVRAVSTSTKPESSKGKRSKVELFKEQSNFLRYPLNEEIMNDAPNINEAATQLIKFHGSYQQTDRDERAIKAYQFMLRTKNPCGKVPNQLYLAMDGLADDFGIGTLRLTTRQTFQLHGILKKNLKTVMSTIIRNMGSTLGACGDLNRNVLAPAVPYTRKDYLFAQKTAENIAALLTPQSGAYYDLWVDGEKIMSAEPAEVVKARNDNSNGTTFPDSPEPIYGTQFLPRKFKVAVTVPTDNSVDILTNDIGVVVVSDDNGEPQGFNIYVGGGMGRTHRVETTFPCLGKPLGYVPKEDILYAVKAIVVTQRENGRRDDRRYSRMKYLISEWGIDKFRTVVEQYYGKKFEPFHELPEWEFKSYLGWHEQGDGALFCGLHIDNGRIGGAMKKTLREIIEKYSLNMRITPNQNLILCGIHHSWKKDIAATLAQAGFLQPSEVDLLKVTAMACPALPLCPLATTEAERGIPDILKRVRAVFDKVGLTPDESVVIRVTGCPNGCARPYMAELGLVGDGPNSYQIWLGGTPNQTSLAKCFLDKVKVQNLEKVFEPLFYNWKTKRLQAESFGSFATRTGFDKLRELVENWEALPVGDNLSAHS, encoded by the exons ATGGCGGCGACGGCGGGGGGTGTTGCAGGAGTTGGGGTGGATCGTGCAGCTCCGATCAATGAGTTCCGCGGGATGAGGTTGTCCGGGTTGATTCAGCACCGAATTTCTTCCCGGATGTTGCGGTTGGCGACCTCATCGCGCTCGTCCTCGGTTGTCAGGGCTGTTTCTACC TCTACAAAGCCAGAGAGTTCTAAGGGTAAGCGAAGCAAGGTTGAACTGTTCAAGGAGCAGAGCAACTTCCTCAGATATCCTCTTAATGAGGAAATAATGAATGATGCCCCGAACATAAATGAGGCTGCTACCCAGCTGATAAAGTTTCATGGAAGTTATCAACAAACTGATAGAGATGAACGTGCCATAAAGGCTTACCAATTTATGCTTCGTACAAAAAATCCATGTGGTAAAGTTCCAAATCAACTTTATTTGGCTATGGACGGTCTTGCTGATGATTTTGGAATTGGTACTCTCCGCTTGACCACTAGGCAAACGTTTCAACTGCATGGGATTCTGAAGAAGAACCTCAAAACTGTCATGAGTACCATTATTAGAAACATGGGTTCAACTCTTGGTGCATGTGGTGATTTGAACAGAAATGTATTAGCTCCTGCTGTGCCATATAccagaaaagattatctatttgCTCAGAAAACTGCAGAAAATATTGCTGCACTTCTAACCCCACAGTCTGGTGCATATTATGACTTATGGGTAGATGGAGAAAAGATTATGTCAGCAGAGCCTGCTGAAGTGGTTAAAGCTCGTAATGACAACTCAAATGGGACAACTTTCCCTGATTCTCCCGAGCCTATTTATGGCACTCAATTCTTGCCTAGAAAGTTTAAGGTTGCAGTGACTGTGCCTACTGACAACTCTGTGGATATCTTGACAAATGATATCGGTGTTGTTGTTGTTTCTGATGATAATGGGGAACCTCAAGGCTTTAACATATAT GTAGGAGGTGGCATGGGAAGAACGCACAGGGTGGAAACCACGTTCCCCTGTTTAGGGAAACCTCTAGGATATGTGCCAAAAGAAGACATCTTATATGCTGTAAAAGCTATTGTTGTTACTCAACGAGAAAATGGGAGGAGAGATGACCGTAGGTACAGTAGAATGAAGTACTTGATAAGTGAATGGGGAATTGACAAGTTCCGCACCGTTGTGGAGCAGTATTATGGAAAGAAGTTTGAGCCATTCCATGAATTACCAGAGTGGGAATTTAAAAGTTATCTTGGATGGCATGAACAG GGTGATGGTGCATTGTTCTGTGGACTGCATATTGATAATGGGCGGATAGGAGGAGCAATGAAAAAAACATTAAGAGAAATAATTGAGAAGTATAGCCTCAATATGAGGATTACACCTAACCAAAATTTGATTCTATGTGGCATTCATCACTCGTGGAAAAAGGATATCGCTGCAACTCTTGCCCAGGCTGGTTTCTTG CAACCTAGTGAGGTTGATCTTCTTAAAGTAACTGCAATGGCATGCCCTGCTCTGCCACTTTGTCCACTAGCAACAACCGAAGCTGAGAGAGGAATTCCTGATATTCTCAAAAGAGTTAGAGCTGTCTTTGATAAG GTAGGCCTCACGCCCGATGAGTCTGTCGTAATAAGAGTGACTGGCTGCCCCAACGGTTGTGCGAGACCCTACATGGCTGAGCTAGGACTCGTCGGTGATGGTCCCAACAGCTATCAG ATATGGCTTGGTGGGACCCCTAACCAGACCTCTTTAGCAAAATGCTTCCTGGATAAGGTCAAGGTCCAAAACCTAGAGAAGGTATTTGAGCCACTGTTCTATAACTGGAAAACTAAACGTCTACAGGCTGAATCATTTGGTAGCTTTGCCACAAG